A genomic region of Arachis stenosperma cultivar V10309 chromosome 9, arast.V10309.gnm1.PFL2, whole genome shotgun sequence contains the following coding sequences:
- the LOC130949984 gene encoding protein FAR1-RELATED SEQUENCE 5-like, with protein sequence MAEFLCNVDEQLVPKVGMTFNTLEDAAKFYKDYLKAKMLKQHRELSMYVRRTIENNEKARIISNKIYQSFVAAAGGYHELSFIEKDVRNYITREVWNISELEDAKEFGKYLFRMKEKNQNFFFKLELKVDQSIKIAFWTNARSMAVFEYFRDVISFDTTYNTNRQYAILIYLYLVPFSVYRDVISVY encoded by the exons ATGGCTGAG TTTTTGTGCAATGTTGATGAGCAGCTTGTTCCAAAGGTTGGGATGACTTTTAACACGCTTGAAGATGCTGcaaaattttataaagattATTTGAAA GCAAAGATGCTTAAACAACATAGGGAATTAAGTATGTATGTCCGACGTACAATAGAAAATAACGAGAAAGCCAGAATCATATCAAACAAAATAtaccaatcatttgttgcaGCAGCAGGAGGTTATCATGAGTtaagttttattgaaaaagatgtgagaaATTACATCACAAGAGAAGTGTGGAATATTTCGGAACTAGAAGATGCAAAAGAATTTGgaaaatatttatttagaatgaaagagaagaatcagaatttctttttcaaGCTTGAACTTAAGGTTGATCAGTCGATTAAGATTGCTTTTTGGACCAACGCAAGAAGCATGGCTGTCTTTGAGTATTTTAGAGATGTTATTTCATTCGATACCACTTACAATACAAATAGGCAATATGCTATTCTAATTTATCTGTATTTGGTACCATTTTCGGTGTACAGAGATGTTATTTCTGtgtattaa
- the LOC130948089 gene encoding uncharacterized protein At4g14450, chloroplastic-like encodes MSDPTQNHASAHHQPSRLQRRAPSSLQINRAVDWNVAIPLLSPLTSSPTTQQPDHPKPQDPPQRHHDSPAEKKTAAAAFMKWQHPAAPFFYEPAPGVPSFVPV; translated from the coding sequence ATGTCAGATCCAACGCAAAACCACGCCTCCGCGCACCACCAGCCCAGCCGCTTGCAGAGGCGCGCTCCGTCGTCACTCCAGATAAACCGCGCCGTCGACTGGAACGTCGCCATCCCTCTCCTCTCACCGCTCACTTCGTCGCCGACCACGCAGCAACCAGATCATCCGAAGCCGCAGGATCCGCCGCAGCGCCACCACGACTCCCCCGCTGAGAAGAAGACCGCGGCGGCGGCTTTCATGAAGTGGCAGCACCCGGCGGCTCCCTTCTTCTACGAGCCCGCTCCAGGGGTGCCTTCGTTCGTTCCCGTGTAG